The genomic window GGCATGTTTGCCGAAGTCCTTCTCGTAGATGATGCCGTCCTGGTTCACGATAAAGGTCATGATCCCGGAATTGCCGTACTCGGCCGGGTAGGCGACGAGGGCGAACCCTCCCGTCATGTCGCCCTTGACCACGTAGTTCCTGGCCCCGCCCTGCGCGTGAGTTCCCTGGGCCTTGAGGATCCGGTAGAAATAGCCGTGATAAGGCACTTTCACGCCTTCGGGCTGTTTCTTGTAGCCTTCCTTTGCGGCCAGTGCCATGAGCGGTCCCATGGGGCTCTCTTCCCGACCTTCCCCGGAAGGCCAGTACAATCCGTCGGCCTGCCTTTCCTCGCTCACCAGCTTCTGAGCGTATTCCAGCACGCCGTCGGAATCGCGGTCCTTGCCGATATATTCCCGCTGGGCATCGACGTAGGCCTTGCACACTTCCATGACGTTGAGCTCATTGCGGCCGATGCGCCGATTATGAATTTCTTCCTTGCCGGCCCTGGTGTCGAACACCCACCCGCCGTCTTTCCGTACGATCGGGATGGGCAGCGCCCATTCGTCCCTGCCCAGATGCGCGATCACCTTTCCGTCGCCCCGAGCTTCCAGCCGGTTCATCTCCTTGTAGGCCAGCACGACCCTGTCGAGATCCGCCTTGTCGGCGACGTCATCGCCCGAGGCGATGATTCCCTTGCCCTCGGCCCCGAAAATGACCAGCAGCTGCCCCCTGTCCCCCGCCTCAGCCGCGTTCATGAGACTC from Syntrophobacter fumaroxidans MPOB includes these protein-coding regions:
- a CDS encoding DUF2950 domain-containing protein, producing MFQSESNMRVRSFRYFGVALLATVMAVVLAGSPAWAQTDKQAAPTPVRKVKPKQRAVAQEIKQKAFASPEEALKSLMNAAEAGDRGQLLVIFGAEGKGIIASGDDVADKADLDRVVLAYKEMNRLEARGDGKVIAHLGRDEWALPIPIVRKDGGWVFDTRAGKEEIHNRRIGRNELNVMEVCKAYVDAQREYIGKDRDSDGVLEYAQKLVSEERQADGLYWPSGEGREESPMGPLMALAAKEGYKKQPEGVKVPYHGYFYRILKAQGTHAQGGARNYVVKGDMTGGFALVAYPAEYGNSGIMTFIVNQDGIIYEKDFGKHAAEAGSKMSRFDPDRTWKKVEPPK